In one Solanum dulcamara chromosome 1, daSolDulc1.2, whole genome shotgun sequence genomic region, the following are encoded:
- the LOC129880366 gene encoding transcription factor bHLH143-like, with protein sequence MEKDFVSWFRPQYPDLQSAHLNFSSRGLGIGLQNSVPIYMPPYVNEVPVKGDSPFSFSGLQESKASQPTEPHNWFNCLPRFCQGFAPGLSTIAKEKFAPQSVDNSGGNKEANAGSGSVQKRFLVFDQSGDQTTLLYSSPNDTPVQCLPSWHPKSSAPCNLIKEGAQILGNGTCPSMHYSGGEYYEENHRDDVESELHEDTEELNALLYSDDDDSYSEDGEEISTGHSPSTMTAHDLSPWLDEMGEEVGSSEWPSKRRKRLDGGCYIPSLADTATSTKPFTCSDLEDDAESSCGNSHNQVSELVSQSGKKRPRKDQILETISILQKIIPGGKGKDSMDVIDEAICYLRSLKVKAKSLGLDIL encoded by the coding sequence ATGGAAAAAGACTTTGTATCTTGGTTTCGTCCCCAGTATCCAGATCTGCAATCTGCCCATTTGAACTTTTCTAGTCGTGGACTCGGTATTGGGCTGCAGAATTCTGTTCCTATTTACATGCCTCCGTACGTGAATGAGGTTCCGGTGAAAGGGGATTCTCCCTTCTCATTTTCTGGGCTGCAAGAATCGAAGGCAAGCCAACCAACTGAACCTCACAATTGGTTCAACTGTTTACCACGGTTTTGTCAGGGTTTCGCTCCTGGTTTGAGCACTATAGCGAAAGAGAAGTTTGCTCCTCAGTCAGTTGACAATTCCGGAGGTAACAAAGAAGCCAATGCAGGCAGTGGATCCGTGCAGAAGCGATTCCTTGTTTTTGATCAGTCTGGTGATCAAACAACTTTACTTTACAGTTCTCCAAATGATACTCCTGTGCAATGTCTGCCCTCTTGGCATCCAAAATCCTCTGCACCTTGTAATCTGATTAAGGAAGGTGCCCAAATTTTAGGGAATGGAACTTGTCCATCTATGCATTACTCCGGTGGTGAATATTATGAAGAAAATCATAGAGATGATGTGGAAAGTGAATTGCACGAGGATACTGAAGAATTGAATGCACTTCTCTACTCAGATGATGATGATAGTTATTCGGAGGATGGTGAAGAAATAAGCACAGGTCACTCGCCTAGTACTATGACAGCTCATGATCTATCACCGTGGCTTGACGAGATGGGGGAAGAAGTAGGTAGTTCAGAATGGCCAAGCAAAAGGCGTAAACGGTTAGATGGTGGCTGTTATATACCATCACTCGCGGATACTGCAACTTCTACAAAACCCTTTACTTGTTCGGACTTGGAGGATGATGCAGAATCCAGTTGTGGGAACAGTCATAATCAAGTTTCAGAATTGGTTTCTCAATCTGGGAAAAAGAGGCCAAGAAAAGATCAAATTCTCGAGACGATAAGTATTTTGCAGAAAATAATCCCTGGAGGTAAAGGAAAAGACTCGATGGATGTCATTGACGAAGCAATCTGTTACTTGAGATCCTTGAAGGTGAAAGCCAAGTCTCTAGGACTTGATATTCTTTGA